A genomic region of Sulfobacillus acidophilus DSM 10332 contains the following coding sequences:
- a CDS encoding protein of unknown function DUF420 (PFAM: Protein of unknown function (DUF420)~COGs: COG2322 membrane protein~InterPro IPR007352~KEGG: bts:Btus_0562 protein of unknown function DUF420~PFAM: Protein of unknown function DUF420~SPTR: Putative uncharacterized protein), giving the protein MQVWPVLNEAFMIASAVLIAIGWYMIRRGRKDIHRRLMLTGSAFATAFFISYVLRTLLIGDTTFAGPARYQTAYQVFLQTHATLATVAAVLGIITLRRAFLGRFDRHKKIAPWTATTWLIAAASGLVVFLLLYVIYQPGPTTNLFRAVTLGHGG; this is encoded by the coding sequence ATGCAAGTTTGGCCAGTTCTTAATGAAGCGTTTATGATTGCCAGTGCCGTGTTAATTGCCATAGGCTGGTATATGATTCGCCGGGGCCGTAAGGATATCCATCGTCGGCTGATGCTGACCGGATCCGCCTTTGCCACGGCTTTTTTTATCAGTTATGTTTTGCGTACCTTATTGATCGGGGATACCACATTTGCTGGTCCGGCCCGCTATCAAACGGCGTATCAGGTGTTTTTGCAAACCCACGCCACATTGGCCACGGTGGCCGCGGTTTTAGGGATCATCACGTTGCGACGGGCTTTTTTGGGCCGGTTTGATCGCCATAAGAAAATCGCTCCTTGGACCGCTACGACTTGGCTGATTGCGGCGGCCTCCGGCCTGGTGGTCTTTTTGTTACTCTACGTGATTTATCAACCGGGTCCGACAACCAATCTATTTCGGGCGGTGACCTTAGGCCATGGCGGGTAG
- a CDS encoding phenylacetate-CoA oxygenase, PaaJ subunit (PFAM: Domain of unknown function DUF59~TIGRFAM: phenylacetate-CoA oxygenase, PaaJ subunit~COGs: COG2151 metal-sulfur cluster biosynthetic protein~InterPro IPR002744:IPR011883~KEGG: sth:STH2483 phenylacetic acid degradation protein~PFAM: Protein of unknown function DUF59~SPTR: Phenylacetic acid degradation protein;~TIGRFAM: Phenylacetate-CoA oxygenase, PaaJ subunit~manually curated) has protein sequence MTVSAEAIFDVLRQVRDPEIPTLNIVDMGLVREIRHTPEVIQVDLIPTFSGCPGLELMRREIERRLKDTWPEASEIRVRFQLKEPWTPERLSQDGQEQLRQAGIAPPHLGDAPLPCPICGSLNTRLNEVYASAACLSLYRCLTCHNPFSAFKPW, from the coding sequence ATGACCGTGAGCGCCGAGGCTATTTTCGACGTGTTACGGCAAGTACGGGATCCGGAAATCCCCACGCTTAATATCGTCGATATGGGACTGGTACGGGAAATCCGCCATACCCCGGAGGTTATTCAAGTCGATTTGATCCCGACATTTTCCGGCTGCCCGGGCTTGGAGTTGATGCGCCGAGAGATCGAGCGGCGTTTGAAGGACACCTGGCCTGAGGCGTCCGAGATCCGGGTCCGGTTTCAGTTGAAAGAACCATGGACACCCGAACGTCTATCGCAAGACGGCCAAGAACAGTTGCGACAAGCCGGCATTGCACCGCCCCATTTAGGCGACGCACCGTTGCCGTGTCCGATTTGCGGTTCGCTTAATACGCGGCTCAATGAAGTTTACGCGTCCGCCGCCTGCTTGAGCCTTTACCGGTGCTTGACATGCCATAATCCGTTTTCGGCATTCAAACCCTGGTGA
- a CDS encoding phenylacetic acid catabolic family protein (PFAM: Phenylacetic acid catabolic protein~TIGRFAM: phenylacetate-CoA oxygenase, PaaI subunit~COGs: COG3396 conserved hypothetical protein~InterPro IPR007814~KEGG: sth:STH2484 phenylacetic acid degradation protein~PFAM: Phenylacetic acid catabolic~SPTR: Phenylacetic acid degradation protein): protein MSSGDSRPIAIMAVVLSLADDELVRAMQAVKALQQAPDLTGWTALGAMAQDGLGHALAYYRILAEFGSDTPDQLAWLRPIRERRNTVLWELPATGYGPDQVVRQYIYDVWDSVRLAGLATSAFLPLAERAASLQREVGYRLLQDERLLNEWATDHEGIKTLKTSIAHWLSWAGDVTRPPAPPEILEETGIWPGVLATEGQWQRQLLRFLSPYGITEVSATCPANGREGQHTHYLEPMLEEWSNGYREIWPRRGADDRERRGYFRRVTASTGSGNPHA from the coding sequence ATGAGTTCCGGGGATAGTCGACCGATCGCGATCATGGCCGTCGTCTTAAGCTTGGCCGACGATGAATTGGTTCGGGCGATGCAAGCGGTCAAGGCGTTACAACAGGCACCCGACCTAACCGGCTGGACGGCGCTTGGGGCCATGGCGCAAGACGGTTTGGGCCATGCTCTGGCCTATTATCGAATTTTAGCCGAGTTTGGGTCGGATACCCCGGATCAGTTGGCGTGGTTGCGGCCGATCCGGGAACGGCGCAATACCGTGTTATGGGAACTGCCGGCGACAGGGTATGGGCCGGATCAGGTGGTGCGGCAATACATCTATGACGTGTGGGATAGTGTACGGCTGGCCGGGCTGGCCACCAGTGCGTTTTTACCCTTGGCGGAACGGGCGGCCAGTTTACAGCGGGAAGTCGGCTACCGACTTTTGCAGGATGAGCGGCTTTTAAACGAATGGGCGACCGATCATGAAGGCATAAAGACTCTTAAAACGTCTATTGCGCATTGGCTGTCCTGGGCCGGCGATGTGACCCGACCGCCTGCGCCTCCGGAAATTCTGGAAGAAACCGGGATTTGGCCGGGCGTCTTGGCAACGGAGGGACAATGGCAGCGTCAACTTCTGCGGTTTTTGAGTCCTTATGGCATCACGGAGGTTTCGGCCACGTGTCCGGCCAATGGTCGGGAGGGCCAACACACCCATTATTTAGAACCTATGCTGGAGGAGTGGTCCAATGGTTACCGCGAAATCTGGCCCCGACGGGGAGCGGATGACCGTGAGCGCCGAGGCTATTTTCGACGTGTTACGGCAAGTACGGGATCCGGAAATCCCCACGCTTAA
- a CDS encoding phenylacetic acid catabolic family protein (PFAM: Phenylacetic acid catabolic protein~COGs: COG3396 conserved hypothetical protein~InterPro IPR007814~KEGG: bts:Btus_1232 phenylacetate-CoA oxygenase, PaaG subunit~PFAM: Phenylacetic acid catabolic~SPTR: Phenylacetate-CoA oxygenase, PaaG subunit) has translation MPEPESHDEFLDRLNRGDLMEATDTMPDRYRQEVRRILRIHQATLVVLAAQEREWVVKAPRLQDKLELMSEIQKAMGHASLLNVLLQELPAHTLDFPIRYPEVLDVPLKHWEDVVLRHWFMAGGSLIVHGLALSGSYAPYARVLKRMVDEERLSFLLAQNWLLSYHAPRAPERFAHAFNRLWFPMLRFFGPPLLPGLITHQSWALTYHLRAKSNEALRQKFLAKFVPLSRELGFAIPDETLLYDAGTRQWQYRSLDWTHHPGSRRHLGRSDLGLPKDVESLKEVAVHEFRG, from the coding sequence ATGCCAGAACCCGAGAGCCACGACGAATTTCTTGATCGCCTCAACCGGGGCGATTTGATGGAAGCCACCGATACCATGCCGGATCGATATCGGCAAGAGGTCCGACGCATTCTCCGGATTCATCAAGCGACTCTAGTGGTGTTAGCGGCCCAAGAACGCGAATGGGTGGTCAAAGCGCCCCGTTTGCAAGATAAGCTGGAGCTGATGTCCGAGATTCAAAAGGCGATGGGCCACGCCAGTTTACTGAATGTCTTGTTGCAGGAGTTGCCGGCCCACACCTTAGACTTCCCGATCCGTTATCCCGAGGTCCTGGATGTGCCCTTGAAGCACTGGGAGGATGTCGTGTTGCGCCATTGGTTCATGGCGGGCGGGAGTCTCATTGTGCATGGGCTGGCATTATCCGGCTCGTATGCGCCCTATGCCCGGGTGCTGAAACGGATGGTCGATGAGGAGCGGTTGTCGTTTCTTTTGGCGCAGAACTGGCTTTTGAGCTATCATGCGCCGCGTGCACCGGAGCGCTTCGCTCACGCCTTTAACCGATTGTGGTTCCCCATGTTGCGATTTTTCGGACCCCCGCTTCTTCCCGGTCTCATCACTCACCAAAGTTGGGCTTTAACCTATCATTTACGTGCGAAGAGCAATGAAGCGCTTCGGCAAAAGTTTCTCGCCAAATTTGTGCCGCTCAGTCGCGAACTAGGTTTTGCGATCCCGGATGAAACCCTCCTTTATGATGCCGGCACGCGACAATGGCAGTACCGGTCGCTGGATTGGACCCACCATCCGGGGTCTCGGCGACATCTGGGCCGCAGTGATCTCGGGTTGCCCAAAGATGTCGAATCCCTTAAGGAGGTGGCGGTCCATGAGTTCCGGGGATAG